The following proteins come from a genomic window of Sphaerisporangium rubeum:
- a CDS encoding maltokinase N-terminal cap-like domain-containing protein has protein sequence MAHIHRTTMTPGKLELLTGWLPKQSWYLNTAAPPELVKAGGFRLDDPEGEVGIEFMVVADTTPREPVAYLVPMTYRGAPLTDAPHDALIGTSEHGVLGRRWIYDALHDPVATTQLHALLRAEATPQHQSESDTPDPTVTVHRPLTDDPFEIRLTRVLRPLDPSAESPGSLTAGWTWPDGTTTRGVFATAARQDTPPQG, from the coding sequence ATGGCCCACATCCACCGCACCACCATGACCCCCGGCAAGCTGGAACTCCTCACCGGATGGCTGCCGAAGCAGAGCTGGTACCTAAACACCGCGGCACCCCCCGAGCTGGTGAAAGCCGGCGGCTTCCGCCTGGACGACCCCGAAGGCGAAGTGGGAATCGAATTCATGGTCGTAGCGGACACAACCCCGCGAGAACCAGTCGCATACCTGGTCCCCATGACCTACCGCGGCGCACCCCTGACCGACGCCCCACACGACGCACTGATCGGCACCTCCGAGCACGGCGTCCTCGGCCGCCGATGGATCTACGACGCTCTCCACGACCCGGTGGCCACCACGCAACTCCACGCACTCCTCCGAGCCGAGGCCACCCCCCAGCACCAAAGCGAAAGCGACACCCCCGACCCGACCGTCACCGTACACAGACCCCTCACGGACGACCCCTTCGAAATCCGGCTCACCCGCGTCCTGCGACCCCTCGACCCCTCAGCCGAGTCACCCGGCTCTTTGACAGCCGGCTGGACCTGGCCCGACGGAACAACCACACGAGGCGTCTTCGCAACCGCCGCACGACAAGACACCCCACCCCAGGGGTGA